A portion of the Gossypium arboreum isolate Shixiya-1 chromosome 8, ASM2569848v2, whole genome shotgun sequence genome contains these proteins:
- the LOC108468033 gene encoding protein ANTAGONIST OF LIKE HETEROCHROMATIN PROTEIN 1 — protein sequence MAPLKKSKKTKKSSKKLKKNKSVSVVPVEPRVNEPDWWDSFWHKNSTTPDLLIPSNEEEGFKYFFRVAKKTFDYICSLVREDLVSRPPSGLINIEGRLLSVEKQVAIALRRLASGESQVSVGASFGVGQSTVSQVTWRFIEALEERAKHHLIWPNSDRMEEIKLKFEALFGLPNCCGAIDSTHIIMTLPAVETSDDWCDQESNYSMFLQGIVDHEMRFLDIVTGWPGGMSVSRLLKCSGFFRLCEAGDRLNGSIRTLSEGLETREFIVGGGAYPLLPWLITPYENDNLSSSICTNFNAKHEDARSLGVRAFSQLKGSWRILNKVMWRPDKRKLPSIILVCCLLHNIIIDNGDQLHPDVALSGHHDSGYGEQCCKQIDPMGETVRETLAKYLLQSKQKSL from the exons ATGGCTCCGCTCAAAAAATCCAAGAAAACGAAGAAATCGTccaagaaattgaagaaaaacaaAAGCGTTTCCGTGGTTCCAGTGGAACCCAGAGTTAACGAGCCCGATTGGTGGGATAGTTTTTGGCACAAGAACTCTACTACTCCAG ATCTTTTGATTCCATCAAATGAGGAAGAAGGGTTCAAGTATTTCTTTAGGGTTGCAAAGAAGACATTTGATTACATTTGTTCCCTTGTGAGAGAAGACCTTGTGTCAAGGCCACCATCAGGGCTTATTAACATTGAAGGAAGACTTTTAAGTGTTGAAAAACAAGTTGCAATTGCCCTTCGAAGGTTAGCATCCGGCGAGTCACAGGTATCGGTTGGAGCTTCGTTTGGTGTTGGTCAATCTACAGTTTCTCAAGTGACTTGGAGATTCATTGAAGCGTTAGAAGAACGTGCTAAGCACCATCTTATATGGCCTAATTCTGATAGAATGGaggaaattaaattgaaattcgaAGCTTTATTTGGGTTGCCCAATTGTTGTGGAGCTATAGATTCAACACATATTATCATGACTTTACCGGCAGTTGAAACTTCAGATGATTGGTGTGACCAAGAGAGCAATTACAGTATGTTCTTGCAGGGAATCGTTGACCACGAGATGCGGTTTCTCGATATCGTAACTGGTTGGCCTGGTGGTATGAGTGTGTCTAGATTACTCAAATGTTCAGGATTTTTCAGGCTCTGTGAAGCCGGGGATCGTTTGAATGGAAGTATAAGGACATTATCAGAAGGACTAGAAACGAGAGAATTCATAGTCGGTGGTGGTGCATATCCTCTTCTTCCCTGGCTTATAACCCCATACGAAAACGATAACCTCTCTTCTTCAATATGTACTAATTTTAATGCCAAGCATGAAGATGCAAGGTCCCTCGGGGTGAGGGCGTTTTCACAGTTGAAGGGTAGCTGGAGAATTCTTAACAAAGTCATGTGGAGACCGGATAAACGGAAATTGCCAAGTATCATTTTGGTATGTTGTTTGCTTCATAATATCATCATTGATAATGGAGATCAGTTACATCCTGATGTTGCTTTATCTGGTCACCACGATTCTGGTTACGGCGAGCAATGCTGTAAGCAGATTGATCCAATGGGTGAAACTGTGCGGGAAACTCTAGCCAAATACTTGTTGCAAAGTAAACAGAAGAGTCTATGA
- the LOC108470241 gene encoding protein NETWORKED 1D-like, with protein MATVKRSNSKGMYSWWWNSHISPKNSRWLKENLTDMDTRVKQMIKLIEEDADSFARRAEMYYKKRPELMKLVEEFYRAYRALAERYDHATGVLRQAHQTMAEAFPNQFVDDTPGGSAAEVDPSTPEMQPSVRAFLEPDELQKDTVGLSSHAIKRNGAFTEESDSANFRKGPKQFNDSFGSEEAINHVKFAEGRAREDLSFNDIEKEYNGGSNLRERASKAEMEIATLKKTLARLEAEKEAGLLEYQQSLDRLSALESEVSRAQADSRGHSEQASKAEAEVQTLKDALAKLGAERDANLVQYQQCLEKINDLGNSISHAQKEAAELNERASKAEIEAQALKQDLARVEAEKEDALAQYKQCSEMVSNLEEKLLNAEDSARRMTERAEKAESELETLKQVVIELTKDKEAAALRYQQCLETISSLEKKLACAQEETQRLNNEIDDAAAKLKGAEERCDLLDRTNQSLHAELESMAQTIGDQNRELTEKQEELGRLWTSVQEEHLRFMEAETAFQTLQHLHSQSQEELRAMAAEIQNRAQILQDIETRNHGLEDELQRVKEENKGLNEINLSSAMSIKNLQDEILSLRETISKLDAEVELRVDQRNALQQEIYCLKEELIDFNKRHKDMTGQLELVCLSPENFASSVKELQEENTKLKDISKKDGDEKMVLLEKLKIMEELNEKNALLENSLSDLNIELEGVRGKVKTLEESYQSLSEEKSILVVEKDTLISQLQIATENLEKLTEKNNFMENSLFDSNAELEQLRIKLTGLENSCLLLGDDKSGLITEREGLISQLDVRQKRLEDLEKRYQGLEEKYGGLEKERESTVREVEELQKSLEAEKQEHASILCLNETQITALESQIHFLQQESQRWKKEYEEELHKAMNSQVEIFVLQKCAQDLEEKNLSLLLECRKLLEASKVSEKLISELELGNSEKQIVIQSVCDQISLLRMGLYQMLRVLEIDAIHGYDDKTKLDQSVIDCVFGRLHEMLNSLMKSLDENQQFVIENSVLIVLLRQQKLEAENLVTEKKKEVKLWETQAIALFGELQISAVREVFFEQKVHEVIKECEILESRSISKAAELEALERSVRIMEHENGRIEAQLSAYKSTIVSLLDSVTSLETRTLLHPKLPTDCDEQVKDLNLRTDLHAENCQQASEDQIALVPDGFSDLQGIPTRIRAIEKAVMEMEKVAMLENSNLNSKLEAAMKQIEELSSRQESIGPKKHMNARREGRELSHGLGNNVRMPRPTSEISEEDNDMMTKDIMLDQISESTSYGLSRRETEETLESWETNKHDVRADSKFGKARKGHKGKSPTESLVKELIVDEEGSKRFKEPYRQGSKRNILERLDSDAQKLANLQITVQDLKKKVEITEKGKKGKGIDYGTVKEQLEEAEEAIMKLVDANRKLMTQVEDGSQYPDGKSALESDVSGSVRKQRVSEQAQRGSEKIGRLQLEVQKLQFLLLQLDDEKGNRGQARVTDRKKRVILRDYLYGGVRNMQKKKKAPFCACVKPATKGD; from the exons ATGGCGACTGTTAAGCGTTCGAATTCGAAAGGCATGTACTCGTGGTGGTGGAACAGTCACATAAGCCCTAAAAACTCTAGATGGCTCAAAGAGAATCTAACAG ATATGGATACTAGAGTCAAGCAAATGATCAAGCTCATTGAAGAAGATGCTGATTCCTTTGCTAGGCGAGCAGAGATGTATTACAAGAAGCGGCCGGAGTTGATGAAATTGGTAGAAGAGTTTTATCGAGCATACCGTGCCTTGGCTGAAAGATATGATCATGCAACTGGGGTGCTTCGTCAGGCGCATCAAACCATGGCAGAagcatttccaaaccaattcgtAGATGACACACCAGGAGGTTCCGCTGCTGAAGTTGATCCCTCTACACCTGAGATGCAACCATCCGTACGTGCATTTTTGGAGCCTGATGAGCTGCAGAAGGACACTGTGGGACTCTCTTCACATGCTATCAAGAGAAATGGAGCGTTCACTGAAGAATCTGATTCAGCAAATTTCAGAAAGGGTCCTAAACAGTTCAATGATTCGTTTGGTTCTGAAGAAGCTATAAACCACGTCAAATTTGCAGAAGGAAGGGCAAGAGAAGACCTCAGCTTTAATGATATAGAGAAGGAATACAATGGGGGCTCCAATCTCCGAGAACGAGCGAGTAAAGCTGAGATGGAAATTGCAACCTTGAAGAAGACTCTTGCTAGGTTAGAAGCTGAAAAAGAAGCTGGCTTACTTGAGTACCAGCAGAGTTTGGATAGATTGTCTGCTCTTGAGAGTGAGGTCTCTCGTGCACAAGCAGATTCCCGGGGGCATAGTGAACAAGCAAGTAAAGCTGAAGCTGAAGTTCAGACTTTGAAGGATGCACTCGCCAAACTTGGGGCTGAAAGGGATGCTAATCTTGTTCAATACCAGCAGTGCTTGGAGAAAATAAATGATCTTGGGAACAGTATTTCTCATGCTCAAAAGGAAGCTGCAGAACTGAATGAACGAGCTAGTAAAGCTGAAATCGAAGCTCAAGCCTTAAAGCAGGACCTTGCTCGTGTAGAAGCTGAAAAGGAGGATGCTCTAGCTCAATATAAGCAGTGTTCGGAGATGGTAAGCAATCTGGAAGAAAAATTATTGAATGCTGAAGATAGTGCCAGAAGGATGACTGAACGAGCTGAGAAAGCTGAAAGCGAACTAGAAACTTTGAAGCAAGTAGTTATTGAGCTGACAAAAGATAAGGAAGCAGCTGCTCTTCGATACCAGCAGTGCTTAGAGACGATTTCCAGCCTGGAAAAGAAACTTGCTTGTGCCCAGGAGGAGACTCAAAGGCTCAACAATGAGATAGATGATGCGGCTGCGAAGTTAAAAGGTGCTGAAGAAAGGTGTGATCTGTTGGACAGAACGAATCAGAGTCTGCATGCTGAATTGGAGTCTATGGCGCAAACGATTGGGGACCAAAATAGAGAACTAACAGAAAAGCAGGAGGAGTTGGGGAGACTTTGGACCTCCGTACAAGAGGAACACTTGAGATTTATGGAGGCCGAAACTGCATTTCAAACTCTTCAGCATCTGCACTCTCAATCTCAGGAAGAACTAAGAGCTATGGCCGCAGAGATTCAGAATAGGGCTCAAATTTTACAGGACATTGAAACTCGTAATCATGGTTTGGAGGATGAACTACAGAGAGTCAAGGAAGAGAATAAAGGCTTGAATGAAATCAATTTAAGTTCAGCAATGTCCATCAAGAATTTGCAAGATGAAATCTTAAGCTTAAGGGAGACTATATCAAAACTTGATGCTGAGGTTGAACTTAGAGTGGATCAGAGGAATGCTCTTCAACAAGAAATTTACTGTTTGAAAGAGGAACTCATTGACTTTAACAAGAGACACAAGGATATGACAGGGCAGTTGGAGTTGGTTTGCTTAAGTCCGGAAAACTTTGCATCATCCGTGAAGGAATTGCAGGAAGAGAACACAAAGCTAAAAGATATCAGCAAAAAGGACGGTGATGAAAAGATGGTGCTCCTAGAGAAGTTGAAAATCATGGAGGAACTTAATGAGAAAAATGCCCTTTTGGAGAATTCCCTCTCGGATTTGAATATTGAGCTAGAAGGTGTTCGGGGGAAAGTAAAGACATTGGAAGAATCTTATCAATCTCTTTCGGAAGAGAAATCCATCCTTGTTGTAGAGAAGGACACACTCATTTCTCAGCTACAGATTGCTACTGAGAATCTGGAGAAGCTTACAGAGAAGAATAACTTTATGGAGAATTCCCTTTTTGATTCTAATGCCGAACTTGAACAATTGAGGATAAAATTAACAGGCTTAGAAAATTCATGCTTGTTGCTTGGTGACGACAAGTCTGGCCTGATAACGGAGAGAGAAGGTTTGATCTCTCAGTTGGATGTAAGGCAGAAAAGGCTGGAAGATTTAGAAAAAAGATACCAGGGATTGGAAGAAAAATATGGAGGTCTGGAGAAAGAGAGAGAATCAACAGTTCGTGAAGTAGAAGAGCTACAAAAGTCTCTAGAGGCAGAGAAGCAAGAACATGCTAGTATTTTGTGTCTGAATGAAACCCAAATAACTGCTTTGGAATCTCAGATCCATTTTCTACAACAGGAAAGTCAGCGCTGGAAGAAAGAATATGAAGAGGAACTGCACAAGGCCATGAATTCTCAGGTAGAAATTTTTGTCTTGCAGAAATGTGCACAAGACCTGGAAGAGAAAAATTTATCCCTTTTGCTCGAGTGTAGGAAACTCTTGGAAGCTTCCAAAGTATCAGAAAAACTTATCTCAGAATTGGAGCTAGGAAATTCCGAAAAGCAGATAGTGATACAATCTGTATGTGACCAAATTAGCTTACTCAGGATGGGGCTTTATCAGATGTTGAGAGTTCTTGAGATTGATGCTATTCATGGCTATGATGATAAGACCAAACTAGACCAATCAGTTATTGACTGTGTATTTGGCCGACTCCACGAGATGCTAAATTCACTTATGAAGTCCCTAGATGAAAATCAACAATTTGTAATTGAGAATTCGGTTCTTATTGTACTGCTCAGGCAACAGAAACTAGAGGCAGAAAATCTTGTTACAGAGAAGAAAAAAGAGGTTAAACTTTGGGAAACTCAGGCCATTGCATTGTTTGGTGAGCTACAGATTTCGGCTGTCCGTGAAGTATTTTTCGAACAGAAGGTTCACGAGGTCATTAAGGAATGTGAAATCCTTGAAAGTAGAAGTATTTCCAAAGCTGCGGAGTTAGAAGCACTGGAAAGAAGTGTTCGAATCATGGAACATGAGAACGGACGGATTGAAGCTCAGCTGTCAGCATATAAATCCACTATTGTTTCTCTTTTGGACAGCGTTACATCTTTGGAGACTCGAACTCTCTTGCATCCTAAACTTCCAACAGATTGTGATGAACAAGTAAAG GATTTGAATCTGAGGACTGACTTGCATGCTGAAAACTGTCAACAAGCAAGTGAAGATCAAATTGCCTTGGTTCCGGATGGCTTTTCGGACTTGCAGGGTATCCCTACGAGAATTAGAGCTATTGAAAAAGCGGTGATGGAAATGGAAAAGGTTGCAATGCTGGAAAACTCGAATCTCAATTCCAAACTAGAGGCTGCAATGAAACAGATTGAAGAACTAAGCTCACGTCAAGAAAGCATCGGACCAAAGAAGCACATGAATGCTAGGCGAGAAGGGAGGGAACTTAGCCATGGACTCGGTAACAATGTCAGAATGCCGAGACCAACAAGTGAAATATCTGAAGAGGACAATGATATGATGACAAAAGACATAATGCTTGATCAGATATCTGAGTCCACATCCTATGGGTTAAGCAGGAGAGAAACAGAAGAGACGCTCGAGTCATGGGAAACCAACAAACATGATGTTAGAGCTGACTCGAAATTTGGCAAGGCTCGGAAGGGACACAAGGGCAAAAGTCCTACTGAATCACTTGTGAAGGAGTTGATTGTAGATGAAGAGGGTTCTAAGAGATTTAAAGAACCGTATCGACAAGGAAGCAAGAGGAACATTTTAGAAAGACTCGATTCCGATGCACAAAAGTTGGCTAACCTTCAAATAACCGTACAGGATCTAAAGAAGAAGGTCGAGATAACCGAGAAGGGCAAAAAGGGGAAAGGAATTGATTATGGTACAGTCAAAGAGCAGCTAGAAGAAGCTGAGGAAGCTATCATGAAGCTTGTTGATGCCAATCGCAAATTAATGACGCAAGTTGAAGATGGTTCTCAATACCCTGATGGGAAATCAGCATTAGAATCTGATGTGAGTGGTAGTGTTAGGAAACAAAGAGTATCAGAACAAGCTCAAAGAGGGTCTGAGAAGATCGGGCGGTTGCAGTTAGAGGTACAGAAACTACAGTTTCTCTTACTGCAGCTCGATGATGAAAAAGGAAACAGAGGACAAGCCCGAGTCACTGATCGGAAAAAACGAGTTATATTGCGGGACTATCTTTACGGTGGGGTAAGAAACATGCAGAAGAAGAAGAAAGCTCCCTTTTGTGCATGCGTTAAACCCGCAACTAAAGGAGATTGA